A region of Halopiger xanaduensis SH-6 DNA encodes the following proteins:
- a CDS encoding DUF7344 domain-containing protein, with translation MSSPTRESAGANEPTESDWCRLLGSDRRRMTIDILSGQEPPIELTELASGIAARERGADAVDDETVARVACSLHHVHLPMIDAFGVIEYSPETTRIRSCPTRLDVRIE, from the coding sequence ATGAGTTCCCCTACACGCGAATCCGCCGGCGCGAACGAACCGACCGAGAGCGATTGGTGTCGGCTGCTCGGGAGCGACCGACGCAGAATGACGATCGACATCCTCTCAGGACAGGAGCCGCCCATCGAACTGACCGAACTCGCGTCCGGAATCGCCGCCCGCGAACGCGGCGCGGACGCGGTCGACGACGAGACCGTCGCCCGCGTGGCGTGTTCGCTTCACCACGTTCACCTCCCGATGATCGATGCGTTCGGCGTGATCGAGTACTCGCCGGAAACGACCCGTATCCGGTCGTGTCCGACCCGACTCGACGTTCGAATCGAGTGA
- a CDS encoding class I SAM-dependent methyltransferase, protein MDTERFQNTGQPDWDWWGRLWPTPGATLRRLGVTPDQTIAEVACGNGYFALPAARITDPNPVYALDLEESLLEECIHLAERQEIENVVPIHGDARRMSQLLPERVNVVLVANTFHGVDDKRAFVEETAESLRPGGRFVVVNWHDRPRETTTVAGEPRGPPTDLRLSPDDAAAAVLECETFTLEKQIELPPYHYGMLFERTAGESTTGGR, encoded by the coding sequence ATGGATACGGAACGATTCCAGAACACGGGACAACCGGATTGGGACTGGTGGGGAAGACTGTGGCCGACGCCGGGGGCGACACTCCGCCGCTTGGGAGTCACCCCTGATCAGACGATCGCGGAGGTCGCCTGCGGGAACGGCTACTTCGCGCTCCCCGCGGCCCGGATCACGGATCCCAACCCGGTCTACGCACTCGACCTCGAGGAATCCCTACTCGAGGAGTGTATCCACCTTGCCGAACGACAAGAGATCGAGAACGTCGTCCCCATTCACGGCGACGCGCGACGGATGTCTCAGTTGCTTCCGGAGCGAGTCAACGTCGTTCTAGTCGCGAACACGTTCCACGGCGTCGATGACAAACGGGCGTTCGTCGAAGAGACAGCAGAATCACTCCGACCGGGCGGACGGTTCGTCGTCGTTAACTGGCACGATCGGCCGCGCGAGACGACCACCGTCGCGGGTGAGCCGCGGGGGCCGCCGACCGACCTGCGGTTGTCGCCCGACGACGCAGCGGCCGCCGTGCTAGAGTGCGAGACGTTTACCCTCGAAAAACAGATCGAACTTCCGCCCTATCACTACGGGATGCTATTCGAACGGACGGCAGGTGAGTCGACAACCGGGGGCCGGTGA
- a CDS encoding M20 family metallopeptidase — protein MTDNSGELEAYIADHRADLIDLTLELLAVDTTNPPGDTREIVSLLEEYLSGLPVEVERFAVDPAKPNLLVTLPGASNRTLLYNGHLDTVPFDADTWSYDPLGERVDDRIYGRGATDMKGAIAAMLFAIRAFAETDTEPPVDLAFAFVSDEEVGGEAGLPALLEADRLDADACVIGEPTCESDRHSVTVADRGSIWLTLEATGEAAHGSRPVLGENAIDRLYDAVGMLRERFGTRRLELEPTLEPIVDESIAFYEPTMGAETARELFEMPPINLGVLEGGDAINSVPRSAQAEIDIRLTAGVRTPDVLSEIRECVADCDGITVADVSWSVGTAEPIGSPLVEAVVSSAQATTGERVYRRSATGGGDAKRLRNAGISTVEFALGTDTVHAVDEYTTVDALIGNATVYVRLPEVWTSAVDETNLSDPRASAWDSGNA, from the coding sequence ATGACAGACAACTCCGGCGAGCTTGAGGCCTACATCGCCGACCACCGCGCGGACCTGATCGACCTCACGCTCGAGTTGCTGGCGGTCGACACGACGAATCCGCCCGGCGATACGCGCGAGATCGTTTCACTGCTCGAGGAGTACCTGTCGGGGCTTCCGGTCGAGGTCGAGCGCTTCGCGGTCGATCCGGCGAAGCCGAACCTGCTCGTAACGCTGCCGGGCGCGAGCAATCGAACGCTACTGTACAACGGTCACCTCGATACGGTACCCTTCGACGCCGACACGTGGTCGTACGATCCGCTCGGCGAGCGCGTCGACGACCGAATCTACGGGCGCGGTGCGACCGATATGAAGGGTGCGATCGCCGCGATGCTGTTCGCGATCCGCGCGTTCGCCGAAACCGACACCGAACCGCCTGTCGACCTCGCGTTCGCGTTCGTCAGCGACGAGGAGGTCGGCGGCGAGGCAGGGCTTCCCGCGTTGCTCGAGGCCGACCGACTCGACGCCGACGCCTGCGTCATCGGCGAGCCGACCTGCGAGAGCGACCGCCACTCGGTGACGGTCGCCGATCGGGGCAGCATCTGGCTGACGCTCGAGGCGACAGGCGAGGCCGCACACGGCTCGCGGCCCGTGCTCGGCGAGAACGCCATCGACCGGCTCTACGACGCGGTCGGGATGCTGCGGGAACGATTCGGTACGCGGCGGCTCGAACTCGAACCGACACTCGAGCCGATCGTCGACGAATCGATCGCGTTCTACGAGCCGACGATGGGTGCCGAGACCGCCCGTGAACTGTTCGAGATGCCGCCGATCAACCTCGGCGTTCTCGAAGGTGGGGACGCGATCAATAGCGTGCCCCGGTCGGCCCAGGCGGAGATCGATATTCGATTGACCGCCGGCGTCCGGACACCCGACGTCCTCTCGGAGATCCGGGAGTGCGTCGCCGACTGCGATGGGATCACGGTCGCCGACGTCTCCTGGAGCGTCGGTACCGCCGAACCGATCGGCAGTCCGCTCGTCGAGGCCGTTGTCTCGAGCGCCCAAGCGACGACCGGCGAGCGTGTGTACCGCCGGAGCGCGACCGGCGGTGGCGACGCGAAGAGACTTCGTAACGCCGGCATCTCGACGGTGGAGTTCGCGCTCGGGACGGATACCGTCCACGCGGTCGATGAGTACACGACCGTCGATGCACTCATCGGGAACGCAACGGTGTACGTGCGTCTGCCCGAAGTATGGACGTCTGCAGTTGACGAGACGAACCTGTCCGATCCCCGTGCCTCAGCGTGGGATTCGGGAAACGCTTAA
- a CDS encoding DUF2243 domain-containing protein, which produces MASNGSAWFGLHERVKPLVRAGIVLGIGLGGFFDGIVLHQLLQWHHMLSAQTDPTVLADLRLNVVADGLFHVGTYLFTIAGIVLLLRAWQRSDVPPSGRALLGSTIIGWGVFNLLEGLVNHQLLGIHHVWPEGPGSVLLWDVVFLLSGAVFIVGGYAVIRLDRRSVEGARNERATDDRPT; this is translated from the coding sequence ATGGCCAGCAACGGTAGCGCGTGGTTCGGGTTACACGAGCGAGTGAAACCGCTCGTTCGGGCGGGTATCGTCCTCGGGATCGGACTGGGCGGGTTCTTCGACGGAATCGTCCTCCACCAGCTCCTTCAGTGGCACCACATGCTGTCGGCCCAGACAGATCCGACGGTCCTCGCGGACCTGCGCTTGAACGTGGTCGCCGACGGCCTCTTCCACGTCGGCACCTACCTCTTCACGATCGCGGGGATCGTCCTCCTACTTCGCGCGTGGCAACGGTCGGACGTTCCGCCGTCGGGACGAGCGCTCCTCGGGTCAACGATCATCGGCTGGGGCGTCTTCAACCTCCTCGAGGGGCTCGTGAACCACCAGCTCCTCGGGATCCACCACGTCTGGCCGGAGGGACCGGGGAGCGTCCTCCTCTGGGACGTCGTCTTCCTCCTCTCGGGCGCGGTCTTCATCGTCGGCGGGTACGCCGTGATCCGGCTCGACAGACGGTCAGTTGAGGGCGCTCGAAACGAGCGCGCGACGGACGACCGCCCGACGTGA
- a CDS encoding DUF302 domain-containing protein — protein MLPIDPTQIDPDDIGQTQTVLEMDHEEAIEHVREVFTDAGFGVPVEFSPSELLNEKVDADRDPYYVLGACNPAVADRALEVTDGKLGALFPCNVVIWEEEPGRQRVYHVSIMRIARLVGMAPDDEEMAEIVAETGELVDKAFEEL, from the coding sequence ATGCTTCCTATTGATCCCACACAGATAGACCCGGACGATATTGGCCAAACGCAGACCGTCCTCGAGATGGACCACGAGGAGGCGATCGAACACGTCCGCGAGGTGTTCACTGATGCCGGCTTCGGCGTTCCGGTCGAGTTTTCGCCCTCGGAACTGCTCAACGAAAAGGTCGATGCCGACCGCGACCCCTACTACGTCCTCGGCGCGTGTAACCCCGCGGTGGCCGACCGTGCACTCGAGGTCACCGACGGGAAACTCGGCGCGCTGTTCCCGTGTAACGTCGTCATCTGGGAGGAAGAGCCGGGTCGACAGCGCGTCTACCACGTCTCGATCATGCGGATCGCGCGACTCGTCGGAATGGCTCCTGACGACGAGGAGATGGCGGAGATTGTCGCCGAGACCGGCGAACTTGTCGATAAAGCCTTCGAGGAACTGTAA
- a CDS encoding class I SAM-dependent methyltransferase, whose translation MGYHTFDAERADKLEEAGRRYRFVSAEELLWALSLSPDDTVADLGSGTGFFTDDVAPRAGAVYAVDVQEEMHEYYRKKGVPENVDLVTSDVNDLPFDDSDVDAAFSTMTYHEFASDEAIAEIRRVLAPDGRLVIVDWAATGSGEDGPPVDERYSADEATEALRDAGFAIEHEAVRPETFLLIAALE comes from the coding sequence ATGGGATACCACACGTTCGATGCCGAGCGAGCGGACAAGTTAGAGGAAGCGGGACGGCGATACCGGTTCGTATCGGCCGAGGAACTGCTGTGGGCACTGTCGCTCTCACCGGACGACACCGTCGCCGACCTCGGTAGCGGGACCGGCTTCTTCACCGACGACGTTGCGCCCCGTGCCGGCGCAGTCTATGCAGTCGACGTTCAGGAGGAGATGCACGAGTACTACCGGAAGAAGGGCGTCCCAGAGAACGTCGACCTCGTGACCAGCGACGTGAACGACCTGCCGTTCGACGACAGCGACGTCGACGCCGCGTTCTCGACGATGACCTACCACGAGTTCGCGAGCGACGAGGCGATTGCCGAGATCCGGCGGGTCCTCGCTCCGGACGGCCGACTCGTGATCGTCGACTGGGCGGCGACCGGCTCCGGCGAGGATGGGCCGCCAGTCGACGAGCGCTATAGCGCCGACGAAGCGACAGAGGCCCTCCGCGATGCCGGATTCGCCATCGAGCACGAGGCCGTTCGCCCCGAGACGTTCCTGCTCATCGCGGCGCTCGAGTGA
- a CDS encoding FAD-dependent oxidoreductase — protein MSDTFVVVGGDAAGMSAASKAKREDPSCDVIVFEKGKWVSYAACGMPYYVKGEVDELDDLVAVTPEEFREERDIDLRTAAEVVDIDREARTVTVKTSKGTEEQPYDDLLIATGASAIEPPFDGLGHEGVFTIHDMDEADAIEDYVTGRDPETAAIVGGGYVGIEMAEALSTRGVDVHLYEMLPHVLQPFGEAVAEVVEDHLREQGVDLHLETAVSGFGGDDRVGTVELEDETVPADVAIVGVGVAPNTDLAERAGIELGPTGAIATDEYGRTNDRHVYAAGDCAEATNVVTGEPDHVPLALTANRAGRAIGQTVTGDPTPTGGTAGTAIVKAFELGAARTGIVDEDQAREAGFDPVSVTISASTRAHYYPDGAELTVTLVADRESGRLLGGTVVGREGAKRIDTVATALTSGMTVSELQNTDLAYAPPFSPVWDPILTAAKVLNGKLE, from the coding sequence ATGAGCGACACGTTCGTCGTCGTCGGCGGTGACGCCGCGGGAATGAGCGCCGCGAGCAAGGCGAAACGAGAGGATCCGAGCTGCGACGTGATCGTCTTCGAGAAGGGCAAGTGGGTTTCCTACGCCGCTTGCGGGATGCCTTATTACGTCAAAGGTGAGGTCGACGAACTGGACGATCTCGTGGCCGTAACGCCCGAGGAGTTCCGGGAGGAACGCGACATCGACCTACGTACGGCCGCAGAAGTTGTCGACATCGACCGCGAGGCGAGGACGGTGACAGTCAAGACGAGCAAGGGAACCGAAGAACAGCCTTACGACGACCTGCTCATTGCGACCGGGGCGAGCGCGATCGAACCGCCCTTCGATGGGCTCGGCCACGAGGGCGTGTTCACCATCCACGACATGGACGAGGCCGACGCCATCGAGGACTACGTCACCGGGCGCGACCCCGAGACCGCCGCGATCGTCGGCGGAGGCTACGTCGGCATCGAGATGGCCGAGGCGCTGTCGACCCGCGGCGTCGACGTCCACCTCTACGAGATGCTGCCCCACGTCCTCCAGCCGTTCGGCGAAGCCGTCGCCGAAGTCGTCGAAGACCACCTCCGCGAACAAGGCGTCGACCTACACCTCGAGACCGCCGTGTCGGGATTCGGCGGCGACGATCGGGTCGGGACCGTCGAACTAGAGGACGAGACTGTCCCCGCGGACGTTGCGATCGTCGGCGTCGGTGTGGCGCCGAACACCGACCTCGCCGAGCGCGCAGGCATCGAACTCGGACCGACCGGCGCGATCGCGACCGACGAGTACGGGCGCACGAACGACAGGCACGTCTACGCGGCGGGTGACTGCGCCGAGGCAACCAACGTCGTGACCGGCGAACCGGATCACGTTCCGCTGGCGCTGACCGCCAACCGCGCGGGCCGGGCGATCGGACAGACCGTCACCGGCGATCCCACGCCGACCGGCGGCACCGCCGGCACTGCGATTGTGAAGGCGTTCGAGCTCGGGGCCGCCCGGACGGGGATCGTCGACGAGGATCAGGCACGCGAGGCTGGATTCGATCCCGTTTCCGTGACGATTTCGGCGTCGACGCGCGCTCACTACTACCCCGACGGCGCGGAACTCACCGTTACGCTGGTCGCCGACCGCGAGAGCGGCAGGCTGCTCGGCGGCACCGTCGTCGGTCGCGAGGGTGCAAAACGTATCGACACGGTCGCGACGGCGCTGACGAGCGGAATGACTGTCTCCGAACTGCAGAACACAGACTTGGCGTACGCGCCGCCCTTCAGCCCCGTCTGGGATCCGATCCTCACGGCCGCGAAGGTTCTCAACGGAAAACTCGAGTGA
- a CDS encoding multicopper oxidase family protein has protein sequence MDENDRTVPRRQALRVGGATLFGITGLSSGIGSATVERPAQEDDGGTQEETLVASSGEVDVGADESLETWLYAEQFPGPEIRVSEGDTLRVSLENGLPEGTTVHWHGVPVPNPMDGVPDVTQEPVLSDETFEYEYEASPAGTYVYHSHVGLQLDRGLYGPLIVEEESPHVEYDREYTLQFDDYLPEEPALDSIEAPPEGGDGMGPAGEGGGSGDGRGPGGDGNGMGPGGDGNGMGPGGGPGRNGDGMGPGGGDGQGGGDGMGPGGGPGGDSDGTGPGSQMMNQRPPYEGLLVNGRLPSDPPVFEVGEGERVRLRFINPSSATTYRVGVGGHSLTITHADGRPVEPVEVDSFVMSMGERYDAILEADSPGKWAVVGEPVVGEEDPAEARLRYADASDAGSADQPQFDGNELEYGALQALEPLDVDGEPDRTFDFTLSGGMMSGADSDAWTIDGETYPDTDSLEISEGDHVRVRMVNRSPAIHPMHLHGHFFQVGDAVKDTVLVEPHGDQVTFDFRADNPGDWLFHCHNVYHLERGMARVFEYE, from the coding sequence ATGGACGAGAACGATCGAACCGTCCCGCGACGGCAGGCACTGCGCGTCGGCGGCGCGACGCTGTTCGGGATCACGGGACTATCGAGCGGAATCGGATCGGCGACCGTCGAGCGTCCTGCTCAGGAGGACGACGGCGGTACACAGGAAGAAACGCTGGTCGCCTCAAGCGGGGAAGTCGACGTCGGCGCGGACGAGAGCCTCGAGACGTGGCTGTACGCGGAGCAGTTCCCTGGGCCGGAGATCCGGGTGAGCGAGGGAGATACGCTCCGCGTCTCGCTCGAGAACGGGTTGCCCGAGGGGACGACGGTCCACTGGCACGGCGTCCCCGTGCCGAACCCGATGGACGGCGTTCCGGACGTCACGCAAGAGCCCGTTTTGTCAGACGAGACGTTCGAGTACGAGTACGAGGCGTCGCCAGCGGGGACGTACGTCTACCACAGTCACGTCGGATTGCAACTGGACAGGGGGCTCTATGGCCCCCTGATCGTCGAGGAGGAGTCTCCGCATGTCGAGTACGATCGCGAGTACACGCTACAGTTCGACGATTATCTCCCGGAGGAGCCGGCGCTAGATTCGATCGAAGCTCCGCCGGAAGGCGGTGACGGGATGGGTCCCGCCGGTGAGGGTGGTGGTTCAGGCGACGGTCGTGGCCCCGGTGGCGACGGCAACGGAATGGGACCTGGCGGCGACGGCAACGGAATGGGACCTGGTGGCGGACCGGGTAGAAACGGCGACGGCATGGGTCCCGGCGGTGGCGACGGTCAGGGAGGAGGTGACGGGATGGGCCCCGGTGGTGGACCAGGCGGAGATAGCGACGGTACGGGGCCCGGCAGTCAGATGATGAATCAGCGACCGCCGTACGAGGGACTGCTCGTTAACGGTCGCCTCCCCTCGGATCCGCCTGTCTTCGAGGTCGGAGAAGGCGAGCGTGTCCGACTGCGATTTATTAACCCGAGCAGCGCCACAACCTATCGCGTCGGTGTCGGCGGCCACTCGCTGACAATCACGCACGCCGACGGCCGACCGGTCGAACCCGTCGAGGTGGACTCGTTCGTGATGAGCATGGGCGAGCGCTACGACGCGATCCTCGAGGCCGACTCCCCCGGCAAATGGGCCGTCGTTGGGGAACCCGTCGTCGGCGAGGAGGACCCCGCGGAGGCGAGGCTGCGCTACGCGGACGCGTCCGACGCCGGCTCTGCCGACCAGCCGCAGTTCGACGGCAACGAACTCGAGTACGGCGCCCTCCAGGCGCTCGAGCCGCTGGACGTAGACGGGGAGCCGGATCGGACGTTCGATTTTACCCTCTCAGGCGGGATGATGAGCGGTGCAGACTCGGATGCATGGACCATCGACGGCGAGACGTACCCAGACACTGATTCCCTCGAGATCAGCGAGGGCGACCACGTCCGCGTGCGGATGGTAAACCGCAGTCCGGCGATCCACCCGATGCACCTCCACGGCCACTTCTTTCAGGTCGGCGACGCGGTCAAGGATACCGTCCTCGTCGAACCGCACGGCGATCAGGTGACGTTCGACTTCCGCGCGGACAACCCCGGCGACTGGCTCTTTCACTGCCACAACGTCTACCACCTCGAGCGGGGGATGGCTCGCGTGTTCGAATACGAGTGA
- a CDS encoding YgaP family membrane protein, producing the protein MEHNIGWKDQIARTVGGAGLAAVGIAALSGALDVGTTLGAVALLIGGILPGTALTRTCLLYRILGVDTAA; encoded by the coding sequence ATGGAGCACAATATTGGATGGAAAGATCAGATCGCCCGCACGGTCGGCGGTGCGGGACTGGCTGCCGTCGGTATTGCAGCGCTCAGCGGCGCGCTTGATGTCGGAACGACGCTCGGTGCCGTCGCGCTGTTGATCGGGGGCATCCTCCCGGGGACGGCGCTGACTCGAACCTGCCTCCTGTACCGAATTCTGGGAGTCGATACCGCCGCATAA
- a CDS encoding DsbA family protein, translating into MSLDQPSRRAFLAGSVVTVGAGGAYYLTGSDETAHDISPSLHSSDETSALGIDLARKPIVGSPDAPLELYYWTDFQCPFCEQFERETFPDLVRKYVETGDVRVVVITIPYFGADSMTAAVASKCVWEQVRDDEPSAYWDWHAAVFEQQGEKNSGWASAENLLKYTRSVSGVDADALEPCLADRRSELESEINADVDRARSIGVTGTPTFVVFDPETETAGSLVGAQPLERFDEAIDRIEDA; encoded by the coding sequence ATGTCGCTCGATCAACCATCCCGCCGTGCCTTCCTCGCCGGCTCAGTCGTAACCGTCGGCGCCGGCGGCGCCTACTATCTCACGGGATCCGACGAGACTGCACACGACATTTCCCCCTCGCTCCATTCGAGCGATGAGACGTCCGCACTGGGTATCGATCTCGCCAGAAAGCCGATCGTCGGCTCGCCCGACGCGCCGCTCGAACTCTACTACTGGACTGACTTCCAATGTCCGTTCTGCGAGCAATTCGAACGAGAGACGTTTCCGGATCTCGTTCGGAAGTACGTCGAGACTGGCGACGTTCGCGTCGTGGTGATCACGATTCCGTACTTCGGCGCGGACTCGATGACAGCCGCGGTGGCGAGCAAGTGTGTCTGGGAGCAGGTCCGCGACGACGAGCCGTCCGCCTACTGGGACTGGCACGCGGCGGTCTTCGAGCAGCAGGGCGAGAAGAATTCGGGCTGGGCGTCCGCTGAGAACCTCCTCAAGTACACCCGCTCCGTTTCCGGCGTCGACGCGGACGCGCTCGAGCCATGTCTCGCTGATCGACGGTCGGAACTCGAGAGTGAGATAAACGCGGATGTGGACCGAGCACGTTCGATCGGCGTGACTGGGACGCCGACGTTCGTCGTCTTTGATCCGGAAACCGAAACTGCCGGCTCGCTCGTCGGCGCACAGCCGCTGGAACGGTTCGACGAGGCGATCGATCGGATCGAGGACGCGTAA
- a CDS encoding aminotransferase class V-fold PLP-dependent enzyme, producing MQPSTSMTPTELRADVPALQEGTYLNFGAHGPSPKYVVDAADEFVREHEYESPIRDHPYETAFRAFDRTREVVASFVGADPDEIALTESTTAGINAVANAIDWQPGDVVVRTDLEHPAGTLPWQRLEREGVEVRVVETANGRIDLERFAEAVADARLACFSAVTWTHGTQLPVADLVEIAHEHDAFALVDAVQVPGQLPMDVREWGADAVAAAGHKWLLGLWGGGFLYVNRDVAEGLEPRTVGYRSVETPTAEPFEYAAGARRFEVGSANPAPHVALREAIDAIGDVGIDRIENRIRRLAGRVADGVPDRRLLSPSEPESGLVTIDVDDPAATVKRLSADEIVLRALPRPSAVRASVHAVNTAGDVDRLLEGLEREC from the coding sequence ATGCAACCGAGTACGTCGATGACGCCGACCGAACTCCGAGCGGACGTTCCCGCGCTACAGGAGGGTACCTATCTCAACTTCGGCGCTCACGGGCCGAGTCCGAAATACGTCGTCGATGCCGCCGACGAGTTCGTCCGCGAGCACGAGTACGAGTCGCCGATCAGGGACCACCCCTACGAGACGGCGTTTCGAGCCTTCGACCGCACTCGAGAGGTAGTCGCGTCGTTCGTCGGTGCCGATCCCGATGAAATCGCGCTCACTGAGAGCACGACGGCCGGGATCAACGCCGTCGCGAACGCGATCGACTGGCAGCCCGGCGACGTCGTCGTCAGGACGGACCTTGAGCATCCAGCCGGCACACTCCCGTGGCAGCGCCTCGAGCGGGAGGGCGTCGAGGTTCGCGTCGTCGAGACGGCGAACGGACGGATCGATCTCGAGCGGTTCGCCGAGGCCGTCGCGGACGCCAGGCTCGCCTGTTTCAGCGCGGTCACGTGGACTCACGGGACGCAGCTTCCGGTGGCGGACCTGGTCGAGATCGCCCACGAGCACGACGCGTTCGCACTCGTCGACGCCGTGCAGGTCCCCGGCCAGCTGCCGATGGACGTTCGAGAGTGGGGTGCCGATGCAGTCGCCGCCGCCGGACACAAGTGGCTCCTCGGGCTGTGGGGCGGCGGCTTCCTCTACGTCAACCGCGATGTCGCCGAAGGTCTCGAGCCACGGACGGTCGGCTACCGGAGCGTCGAGACGCCGACGGCGGAGCCGTTCGAGTACGCTGCCGGTGCACGCCGGTTCGAAGTCGGATCGGCGAATCCAGCGCCGCACGTCGCGCTCCGGGAAGCAATCGACGCGATCGGCGATGTCGGGATCGACCGGATCGAGAACCGCATCCGCCGACTGGCCGGACGGGTGGCTGACGGCGTTCCCGACAGACGACTCCTGAGTCCGTCGGAGCCGGAGTCGGGACTGGTGACCATCGATGTGGACGACCCAGCTGCGACAGTCAAACGCCTGTCCGCCGACGAGATCGTCCTTCGTGCGCTCCCGCGGCCGAGCGCTGTTCGCGCCTCCGTCCACGCAGTCAATACCGCCGGGGACGTCGATCGACTGCTCGAGGGGCTGGAGCGCGAGTGTTAG